The following are encoded in a window of Planctomycetaceae bacterium genomic DNA:
- a CDS encoding biotin/lipoyl-binding protein translates to MQARPDISTVELTRTRVALRSDITFVPQQYGLETWYHIEVHGTSEYYRLGYAEYCFVSLLDGHTSFAQALAMSAQAMASQNMGDKALSQTQAQSVYSWLLDRGIARLVDEESATAGGPQQKKTDNQKLLSRLNPLWMRIPLGRPEPLLRILMPWTSWIFSGPATFSGIVLMMVAGVVLTNNWQQFTLDSSAVFAPDNWLWLFIAWFALKLLHEFAHAIVCLRYGGSVNNMGIVLAFLAPLAYVDASSSWSFRSRWRRIHTALAGIYVELLIAAICVLWWSRTDSRVVGHLLHSIVVMASLSTIVFNINPLMRFDGYFVLSDALNIPNLYSEASTVLKETLGHYVFGESQTAPAVVGYRRPVLLTYAVAAVIWRLTVCLTLLIAASVLFHGAGIALALAGALAWFAKPVWKSLQSFRQMAQQNPDRLIRGGAILGLGGSTVSALLLLVPAPLVTTAPGIIEYRDGQIIRSVTPGFVDAIFVSDGQMVKAGDRLLQLRNNELETEYAELNARISQEEVRFQLATREHNAAGISIARANLDSMHRQRSQLQKRVNGLTIVAETDGRVLSRQLPSLLNTFVQPGQELITIGMEDNKELICSVSQLDISSALQRLENNVPLRIGTHGRIYGKLERVNPRATDRLPHPALAASSGGQLAVCEDHAATRDTEDGKRLRLTEQRFDAVIQIAPADAINLRCGERGVASLGLVRGSFASHLYRSGQRWFQTTIDNATRRQE, encoded by the coding sequence ATGCAGGCTCGCCCGGATATCTCCACCGTTGAACTAACCCGGACCAGGGTTGCACTTCGTTCTGACATCACATTTGTGCCGCAGCAATACGGACTCGAAACGTGGTATCACATCGAAGTACACGGAACATCAGAATACTATCGATTGGGGTATGCTGAGTACTGTTTTGTCTCATTGCTGGATGGCCACACCAGTTTCGCTCAGGCACTGGCAATGTCCGCGCAGGCTATGGCATCTCAGAACATGGGAGACAAAGCTCTGAGCCAGACTCAGGCGCAAAGCGTCTATTCCTGGTTGCTGGACAGGGGTATCGCTCGATTGGTCGACGAAGAGTCTGCGACGGCTGGAGGCCCTCAGCAGAAGAAGACCGACAATCAGAAACTCTTGTCTCGACTGAATCCGCTCTGGATGCGGATCCCTCTCGGCCGCCCGGAACCACTCCTCCGAATCCTGATGCCCTGGACCAGTTGGATCTTCAGTGGCCCAGCCACGTTTTCCGGCATTGTGTTGATGATGGTTGCAGGTGTCGTGCTCACGAATAACTGGCAACAGTTCACGCTCGACTCCAGTGCTGTGTTTGCTCCTGACAACTGGCTTTGGCTGTTCATCGCCTGGTTTGCACTGAAGTTACTGCATGAATTTGCCCACGCGATCGTGTGCCTTCGGTACGGCGGTTCGGTGAACAATATGGGGATCGTTCTTGCTTTTCTTGCTCCGCTTGCTTACGTGGATGCATCGTCCAGCTGGAGTTTCAGAAGCCGGTGGCGGCGCATTCACACGGCTCTTGCCGGCATCTATGTGGAGTTGCTGATTGCAGCAATATGCGTTCTCTGGTGGAGCCGCACAGACTCCCGGGTTGTTGGACACCTTTTGCACAGCATTGTGGTCATGGCCAGTCTCTCGACGATTGTCTTTAACATCAATCCACTGATGCGATTCGATGGATACTTCGTTTTATCCGATGCGCTCAATATCCCCAACTTGTATTCCGAAGCATCAACGGTTCTCAAAGAGACACTTGGACACTACGTCTTTGGCGAATCGCAGACGGCTCCAGCTGTCGTTGGGTATCGTCGCCCCGTACTTTTGACTTATGCCGTTGCAGCCGTAATCTGGCGGCTTACGGTTTGCCTCACACTGCTGATCGCTGCCTCCGTGTTGTTCCATGGTGCCGGCATTGCTCTGGCGCTGGCCGGAGCGCTCGCCTGGTTTGCAAAACCCGTCTGGAAATCCCTGCAGTCGTTCAGGCAAATGGCGCAGCAGAACCCTGATCGACTCATCCGGGGCGGAGCGATCCTTGGGCTGGGTGGAAGCACTGTCAGCGCATTGCTGCTTCTGGTTCCCGCACCACTTGTGACGACAGCTCCGGGAATCATTGAATACAGAGATGGTCAGATCATTCGATCGGTCACACCCGGATTCGTGGATGCGATCTTCGTTTCTGACGGCCAAATGGTTAAAGCGGGGGATCGACTGCTTCAACTTCGAAACAATGAACTGGAAACAGAATACGCAGAACTGAACGCACGAATTTCCCAGGAAGAAGTTCGGTTTCAGCTGGCGACCCGCGAACATAATGCGGCCGGCATCAGTATCGCTCGCGCAAATCTCGACTCAATGCACCGTCAACGGTCGCAACTGCAAAAACGGGTCAATGGTTTGACAATCGTAGCGGAGACGGACGGTCGGGTGCTTAGTCGACAGCTGCCTTCTTTGCTGAATACTTTCGTCCAGCCAGGTCAGGAGTTGATAACAATCGGAATGGAGGACAACAAAGAACTTATCTGCTCGGTCAGCCAGTTGGACATTTCGTCAGCACTACAACGTCTCGAGAACAACGTTCCACTGCGAATTGGTACTCACGGGCGCATCTACGGCAAACTCGAGCGCGTCAACCCACGGGCTACAGATCGTTTGCCCCATCCTGCTCTGGCTGCTTCCAGTGGCGGCCAGCTGGCAGTTTGTGAAGATCATGCGGCCACCAGAGACACCGAAGACGGTAAACGCCTTCGTCTGACAGAACAAAGATTCGACGCCGTCATCCAAATCGCGCCGGCAGACGCAATCAACCTGCGATGTGGGGAACGCGGAGTCGCCTCACTGGGACTTGTGCGAGGTTCATTTGCATCTCACTTATATCGCTCCGGGCAACGATGGTTTCAGACGACCATCGACAATGCAACACGCCGGCAAGAGTAA
- a CDS encoding efflux RND transporter periplasmic adaptor subunit, with protein sequence MKSLVQTEHRSDLLGSLRQSLLNCHDFKQVQLTLAGFVRRRVNCPLVAWYCSPQAHGDRDGRLEGLACPLDGIDATLRSHLKAQALDAVKSGTVSIKPLPGKTDLQGVVVPLRAPSGEALVSVIQTSEMLQSDSADCLALVLAASLGENWWARRTVESTKSNAACVAALIEIISRTHSAHDSESACQRLADQLQEYLQADAVFVGLCRAGSSEPRLVAISGEREFDALSENVRLTEAALHESVARAAAAIWPSDDLRNRHALLSHKQVTEKLGAQHVVSVPLISEDGSRVGAILASFRSRPISSLGSVSALESETNAAPTLSESAALAARAETILRAGMSSLTSCLEVIQRLADSRMIQLLRKARQMFNAQRARTTATVATTFALVLLLPFQYAIHCECELQPIERRYVAAPFAGPLEHCLVEPGDIVEANELLARMDAREVRWELAGIRADLNRATKERNTHLTTHEFGDAAIARHEVERLQKRNELLEHRDSSLEIRSPIAGLVVTGDHREAEGVPLEQGQTLFEVAPLDRMVVEVAIPEEDVRHAQQGMKIRIQLDAVPERITEAVIRRIHPRAELRDNENVFIAEAELENDDRQLRPGMRGRARVYTTRRPLGWSWFHKPFAHILGWLGW encoded by the coding sequence ATGAAATCTCTGGTGCAGACGGAGCATCGCAGCGATCTGCTCGGCTCTCTCAGACAATCCCTCTTAAACTGCCACGACTTCAAGCAAGTCCAGTTAACGTTGGCCGGATTTGTGCGCCGTCGGGTCAATTGCCCACTGGTTGCCTGGTACTGTTCGCCGCAGGCCCATGGCGATCGGGACGGACGACTTGAAGGTCTCGCGTGCCCCTTGGACGGCATCGATGCAACACTGCGGTCTCACCTGAAGGCGCAGGCTCTGGATGCTGTGAAGAGTGGTACCGTTTCGATTAAACCCCTGCCCGGGAAAACTGATCTTCAGGGTGTGGTCGTTCCTTTGCGGGCCCCTTCTGGCGAAGCTCTGGTGTCCGTGATTCAAACGTCGGAAATGCTGCAAAGCGATTCGGCGGATTGTCTGGCACTGGTTCTGGCAGCATCACTGGGCGAGAACTGGTGGGCTCGACGGACGGTCGAATCGACAAAGTCAAATGCAGCCTGTGTCGCAGCACTCATTGAAATCATAAGCCGCACGCATTCCGCACACGATTCCGAATCTGCTTGTCAGCGTTTGGCGGATCAACTGCAGGAGTATCTGCAGGCCGACGCAGTATTTGTAGGACTCTGCAGGGCGGGAAGTTCTGAGCCGCGGCTGGTTGCAATCTCCGGTGAACGCGAGTTCGACGCATTATCAGAGAATGTCCGTTTGACGGAAGCGGCCCTGCATGAATCCGTCGCCCGGGCTGCCGCTGCCATCTGGCCATCGGACGATCTCCGAAATCGTCACGCGCTGCTGTCTCACAAGCAGGTCACCGAAAAGCTGGGAGCTCAACATGTTGTCAGTGTGCCCCTAATCTCAGAAGATGGCAGCAGAGTGGGTGCGATTCTTGCGTCGTTTCGATCCAGGCCCATTAGCTCGCTGGGTTCAGTTTCAGCGTTAGAATCAGAAACAAACGCTGCCCCGACTTTAAGCGAATCCGCTGCACTGGCTGCGAGAGCGGAAACGATTCTGCGTGCGGGCATGAGTTCGCTCACAAGTTGCCTGGAAGTTATCCAGCGTCTGGCCGACAGCCGCATGATTCAGCTGCTGCGGAAGGCAAGGCAGATGTTCAATGCACAACGAGCAAGGACGACGGCCACTGTCGCAACGACCTTCGCTCTCGTGCTTCTTCTGCCATTTCAGTACGCAATTCATTGTGAGTGTGAACTTCAACCAATCGAACGTCGTTATGTTGCGGCTCCGTTTGCCGGACCGCTTGAGCACTGCCTGGTCGAACCCGGGGACATTGTTGAAGCGAATGAATTGCTCGCAAGAATGGACGCTCGGGAAGTTCGATGGGAACTCGCCGGGATTCGGGCCGATCTGAACAGGGCGACAAAGGAACGAAATACGCATCTCACAACCCATGAGTTTGGCGATGCCGCCATTGCCCGCCATGAGGTCGAAAGACTTCAAAAACGCAACGAGTTGCTGGAACACCGCGATTCGAGTCTTGAAATCCGCAGTCCTATTGCCGGTCTTGTCGTCACGGGGGATCATCGGGAAGCAGAAGGGGTGCCTCTGGAACAGGGGCAAACGCTGTTTGAGGTTGCCCCGCTCGATCGCATGGTTGTTGAGGTTGCAATCCCGGAAGAAGATGTTCGCCACGCACAGCAGGGAATGAAGATTCGGATTCAGCTGGATGCTGTTCCCGAAAGGATCACAGAAGCCGTTATTCGCAGAATCCATCCGAGAGCCGAACTCAGAGACAACGAAAATGTCTTTATCGCGGAAGCGGAACTCGAAAATGATGATCGGCAATTGCGTCCCGGTATGCGAGGTCGTGCTCGAGTTTACACGACCCGTCGGCCACTGGGCTGGAGCTGGTTTCACAAGCCATTCGCTCACATTCTGGGCTGGCTGGGGTGGTGA
- a CDS encoding efflux RND transporter periplasmic adaptor subunit, whose product MFHVRPLKPLLTLLIVAACVWIASSISTPSGVGQEAPERGNDVRTMPAVPVDSVAKLTGEPTQRFAQNSSLDSGEDRPDDGDVIEAFTEPYRDIAVSASEMGTVLRINVKEGDVVQAGDEIAGLDDLVLVATLEVARAGKNATGQMKSAEAELRMRQTERQKLLELRERNHATQREVDRVDTELEMAEARLIAAKEDAEIKSLEYKRIEAQLDQKKIRSPIDGVVTEIRKDAGEFVSPTDPVIARVVQLDPLLIVFSVPLEFRNQIQPDQLVSLLVEGSNSTTGTVEYVSKTADESNTSIRVKVRLPNPNGEWQAGQRTVLDLEAKTTNTNQLPSLAKNEK is encoded by the coding sequence ATGTTCCATGTTCGACCACTTAAGCCATTACTGACGTTGCTGATTGTTGCGGCCTGCGTCTGGATTGCGTCTTCGATATCCACACCTTCCGGGGTTGGACAAGAGGCTCCGGAACGTGGCAACGATGTCAGAACCATGCCAGCTGTCCCTGTAGATTCTGTCGCAAAACTGACGGGAGAGCCGACTCAACGTTTTGCACAAAATTCGTCCCTTGATTCCGGAGAAGATCGGCCGGACGACGGAGATGTCATCGAAGCATTCACGGAGCCGTATCGTGACATCGCTGTATCCGCCTCAGAAATGGGGACCGTGTTGAGGATCAATGTCAAAGAAGGCGACGTAGTTCAGGCAGGCGACGAGATCGCTGGACTGGATGACCTCGTCCTGGTCGCAACTCTGGAAGTCGCTCGCGCGGGCAAAAATGCGACAGGGCAGATGAAGTCAGCGGAAGCGGAACTCAGAATGAGACAGACCGAGCGACAGAAGCTGCTTGAATTGAGGGAACGCAACCATGCGACGCAGCGAGAAGTGGACCGTGTCGATACAGAACTTGAGATGGCCGAAGCACGCTTGATCGCTGCCAAAGAGGATGCCGAGATTAAATCGCTGGAGTACAAACGCATTGAGGCGCAACTGGACCAGAAGAAAATCCGTTCACCAATTGACGGAGTTGTGACGGAGATCAGGAAAGACGCCGGGGAATTTGTTTCCCCGACTGACCCGGTCATCGCCCGAGTCGTGCAACTCGATCCTCTCCTGATTGTCTTTTCCGTACCTCTGGAATTTCGCAACCAGATTCAGCCTGATCAGCTGGTTTCATTACTCGTCGAAGGCTCTAACTCAACGACAGGAACCGTCGAATACGTCTCGAAGACGGCAGACGAATCCAATACATCCATCCGAGTGAAAGTTCGCTTGCCAAATCCGAATGGTGAATGGCAGGCCGGACAACGTACGGTCCTCGATCTCGAGGCGAAAACAACAAACACAAACCAGCTTCCCTCGCTGGCAAAGAATGAAAAATGA
- a CDS encoding ABC transporter permease, translating to MAEVFLRKVMLFMATQIQISQLNVSAGGRRLLQNASVAFRPGELTLLLGCSGVGKSVLLRILAGLIESGPASPIQYTGDIQFCIRSGDSADFKAVEERPLIAVVFQNFALLDELTPLQNVRIAMDHVLSSPGSDRSALATSLLNDLSVPTDRSTGVLSGGQRQRLAIARAVGMQTDVILYDEPTSGLDVNTGAQVANLIRETHDRYGRTSIIVTHDYESLSQIADRIVLLDHHHQCLVELPREDWGKVSEILGKPPSLGGEKSLEMTGPGTAILNRLTRSLEMTGEAVGEVLLLPWSLLPIWRSIVWGARSTVHYLRLVAGPSACVYIAAAGMIIGYVAQDFIFRYLPFRKITEPLLTENLLNATGFSLYRFLVPILSTILIAARSGAAVAADVGSKVYGSQIDAMKTIGMNPERTLRTPILYAFLVGTPFLTFFSYAVASVTAAFAFSSTHGDLGIAFWDLHFHQALRTPDGIWYKGSGWLFAKLLTCGIGIGMISWRCGISPKESGPEISHGVTRTILWSTLYVLLVHFVYSLFEFKATI from the coding sequence GTGGCTGAAGTTTTTCTCAGGAAGGTCATGCTGTTCATGGCGACACAGATTCAGATCAGCCAGCTTAACGTGAGTGCCGGTGGGCGTCGGCTGCTTCAAAATGCATCGGTGGCCTTCCGCCCCGGCGAACTGACGTTGTTACTGGGATGCAGCGGAGTTGGAAAATCCGTCCTGCTGAGAATTCTCGCCGGATTAATCGAGAGCGGACCAGCGTCACCGATTCAGTATACGGGCGATATCCAGTTCTGCATCAGGTCGGGCGATTCGGCTGACTTCAAGGCCGTTGAGGAACGCCCATTGATTGCAGTGGTGTTCCAGAATTTTGCGCTGCTGGATGAACTGACGCCATTGCAGAATGTACGGATCGCGATGGACCATGTTCTGTCTTCACCTGGCTCTGATCGTAGTGCACTTGCCACATCTCTGTTGAATGACTTGTCTGTTCCAACGGACCGAAGTACCGGGGTTCTCAGCGGTGGTCAACGGCAGAGGCTCGCTATCGCTCGAGCCGTAGGAATGCAGACGGATGTCATTCTGTATGACGAGCCCACCTCCGGTCTGGACGTCAACACAGGAGCACAGGTCGCGAATCTGATTCGCGAAACCCATGATCGCTACGGGCGAACTTCGATCATTGTGACGCACGACTACGAATCACTGTCGCAGATTGCGGATCGGATTGTCCTGCTGGACCATCATCACCAATGTCTGGTTGAGCTCCCTCGCGAAGACTGGGGCAAAGTTTCGGAAATCCTGGGAAAGCCTCCATCGCTGGGAGGCGAGAAATCCCTGGAAATGACCGGCCCGGGTACCGCTATTCTGAACAGGTTAACTCGAAGCCTTGAAATGACTGGAGAGGCTGTTGGAGAAGTTCTTTTGCTCCCCTGGTCTCTACTGCCCATCTGGCGAAGTATCGTCTGGGGAGCCCGCTCAACGGTTCACTATCTTCGGTTGGTCGCGGGACCGTCCGCGTGTGTCTACATTGCCGCTGCCGGGATGATCATTGGTTACGTGGCACAGGATTTCATCTTCCGTTACCTGCCGTTTCGAAAGATTACAGAGCCGCTGTTAACTGAGAATCTGCTCAATGCAACCGGCTTCTCCCTGTATCGATTCCTGGTCCCTATTCTGTCGACGATCCTCATTGCAGCCCGATCAGGAGCTGCTGTGGCGGCCGATGTCGGAAGCAAAGTCTACGGCTCACAGATCGACGCGATGAAGACGATCGGAATGAATCCGGAACGTACACTTCGTACTCCAATACTGTATGCGTTCCTTGTTGGTACTCCGTTCCTGACGTTCTTTAGTTATGCCGTTGCAAGCGTAACGGCCGCCTTTGCTTTTTCGTCAACTCACGGTGACCTTGGGATCGCTTTTTGGGATCTTCATTTCCATCAGGCGCTGCGCACACCTGACGGAATTTGGTACAAGGGGTCCGGGTGGCTCTTCGCGAAATTGCTCACCTGCGGAATTGGTATTGGAATGATTTCATGGCGCTGCGGAATCAGCCCGAAGGAATCCGGTCCGGAAATCAGTCATGGCGTGACTCGGACAATCTTGTGGTCTACACTCTATGTTCTTCTGGTACATTTCGTCTACTCATTATTTGAATTCAAAGCGACGATTTAG